A portion of the Limanda limanda chromosome 3, fLimLim1.1, whole genome shotgun sequence genome contains these proteins:
- the LOC132998368 gene encoding F-box/LRR-repeat protein 3-like, with protein MKRVLQGDEQEDGGGTSAGSPESLKRPCKQTREEEASEEEEEDLEKEASEEEASQCECLPQEILLHIFQYLPLLDRAYASQVCRGWNQAFHMPELWRCFEFELNQPASSYLKATHPDLIKQIIKRHSKHLQYVSFKVDSSRESAEAACNILSQLVNCSLKTLGLISTARPSFMELPKSHFISALTVVFVNSKSLSALKIDDTPVDDPSLKVLVANNSDTLRLLKMSSCPHVSPAGILCVADQCHGLRELALAYHLLSDELLIALSSEKHVHLEHLRIDVVSENPGQQFHAIKKSSWDAMVRHSPKFNLVMYFFLYEDEFGPFFREEIPVTHLYFGRSVSKDVLGRVGLNCPRLVELVVCANGLRPLDEELIRIAQRCTQLSAIGLGECEVSCSAFVEFVKMCGDRLTQLSIMEDVLVPDHHYALDDIHWEVSKHLGRVWSPDVMPTW; from the exons ATGAAGCGAGTTCTCCAGGGGGATGAGCAGGAGGACGGAGGCGGGACCAGCGCTGGGTCTCCTGAGTCTCTTAAACGACCCTGCAAGCagacgagggaggaggaggcttcggaggaggaggaggaggatttggaGAAGGAGGCTTCGGAGGAGGAGGCTTCCCAATGCGAGTGTCTGCCTCAGGAGATCTTGCTTCACATCTTCCAGTACCTGCCCCTCCTGGACCGAGCCTACGCGTCTCAG GTGTGTCGAGGCTGGAACCAGGCTTTTCACATGCCCGAGCTGTGGCGGTGCTTTGAGTTCGAATTAAACCAGCCAGCCAGCTCGTACCTGAAGGCCACACACCCAGACCTCATCAAACAGATAATCAAAAGGCACTCCAAGCACCTGCAGTATGTCAGCTTCAAG GTGGACAGCAGCAGAGAGTCGGCGGAGGCAGCCTGCAACATCCTTTCTCAGCTCGTGAACTGTTCTTTGAAAACACTGGGGCTCATCTCCACAGCCAGGCCCAGTTTCATGGAGCTGCCCAAA TCTCACTTCATCTCAGCGCTAACGGTGGTTTTTGTCAACTCCAAATCCCTGTCGGCCCTGAAGATTGACGACACACCCGTGGATGACCCCTCCCTCAAAGTGCTGGTGGCCAACAACAGTGACACACTGCGATTGTTGAAAATGAGCAGCTGCCCTCACGTTTCCCCTGCAG GCATCCTGTGCGTGGCTGATCAATGCCACGGCTTGAGAGAACTGGCTCTCGCCTACCATTTGTTGAGTGACGAGCTCCTCATCGCCCTGTCCTCGGAGAAACACGTTCACCTGGAGCACCTTCGCATCGACGTGGTTAGTGAGAATCCTGGCCAGCAGTTCCACGCCATCAAGAAGAGCAGCTGGGACGCCATGGTGCGTCACTCTCCTAAATTCAATCTGGTCATGTACTTCTTTCTCTACGAGGACGAGTTCGGCCCTTTCTTCCGCGAAGAAATCCCTGTCACGCATTTGTACTTCGGCCGCTCTGTCAGCAAAGACGTGCTGGGTCGAGTCGGGCTCAACTGCCCGCGcctggtggagctggtggtgTGCGCCAACGGGCTGCGGCCGCTGGATGAGGAGCTGATCCGCATCGCCCAGCGCTGCACGCAGCTGTCAGCCATTGGCTTGGGAGAGTGTGAAGTGTCCTGCAGCGCATTTGTGGAGTTTGTGAAGATGTGCGGAGACAGACTGACGCAGCTATCCATCATGGAGGACGTTCTGGTCCCAGATCACCACTATGCGTTGGATGATATCCACTGGGAGGTGTCAAAGCATCTGGGTCGGGTCTGGTCCCCAGACGTGATGCCGACCTGGTAG